A portion of the Lolium rigidum isolate FL_2022 chromosome 1, APGP_CSIRO_Lrig_0.1, whole genome shotgun sequence genome contains these proteins:
- the LOC124707060 gene encoding uncharacterized protein LOC124707060 produces MASTGYGGTYPYYQPAAMPYNYSYAQQPARGGVGGSRPPIQLFLLLATLFLLVAVSLYAWCEAAVESMLQQLRPFLILSPLLLIVAAQLWLATSDRRGGGGLGYLISQVAPGEYYPSGAGAYGRWDGGAGSSPWGVAVALVLVLILLSYQESFQEWRLFPLRRR; encoded by the coding sequence ATGGCCAGTACTGGCTATGGCGGCACCTACCCCTACTACCAGCCTGCGGCCATGCCCTACAACTACAGCTACGCGCAGCAGCCGGCaagaggcggcgtcggcggcTCTCGCCCGCCGATCCAGCTATTCCTCTTGCTCGCGacgctcttcctcctcgtcgccgtctcACTGTATGCGTGGTGCGAGGCCGCAGTGGAGAGCATGCTCCAGCAGCTCCGTCCGTTTCTCATCCTGTCCCCGCTGCTGCTCATCGTCGCCGCGCAGCTCTGGCTAGCGACCAGCGATCGGCGGGGCGGAGGCGGCCTCGGCTACCTCATCTCGCAGGTGGCGCCCGGGGAGTACTATCCGAGCGGCGCCGGGGCGTACGGCCGGTGGGACGGCGGCGCTGGATCGTCGCCGTGGGGCGTGGCGGTGGCGCTGGTGCTCGTGTTGATTTTGCTGTCCTACCAGGAGTCGTTCCAGGAGTGGCGGCTGTTCCCGCTGCGCAGACGCTGA